In Erigeron canadensis isolate Cc75 chromosome 1, C_canadensis_v1, whole genome shotgun sequence, a single window of DNA contains:
- the LOC122607709 gene encoding probable pectate lyase 4 isoform X2: protein MADACNEPPVHVSLLKGSYISSIRTSTYNAPASNKMTFPYARVDSSLRGLAGQAEGFGRHAIGGLHGPVYHVTILSDDGPGSLRAGCRKKEPWWIVFDVSGTIELSSYLNVSSYKTIDGRGQRVKITGKGLRLKECEHVIICNLEFEGGRGPDVDAIQIKPNSKHIWIDRCSLKDYDDGLIDITRQSTNITISRCHFSKHDKTILIGGDASNHGDRCMCITIHHCFFDGTRQRHPRVRFAKVHLYNNYTRNWGIYAVCASVESQIYSQCNIYEAGQKKVAFKYLTEKAADKEEASTGCIISQGDLFVSGTQSGLLEPTAESSSFHPGQHYQTWTVEPPTEDLKLTLQHCTGWQGVPLPSGQ from the exons ATGGCTGATGCTTGTAATGAACCTCCAGTTCATGTAAGCTTACTAAAAGGGTCATACATATCAAGTATCCGAACTTCTACAT atAATGCACCAGCAAGCAACAAAATGACATTTCCATATGCTCGTGTCGATTCCAGCTTACGAGGTCTGGCTGGTCAAGCTGAAGGATTTGGTCGGCACGCCATTGGTGGACTTCATGGACCCGTATATCATGTTACCATTCTATCAG ATGACGGGCCTGGATCACTTCGTGCTGGATGTCGCAAGAAAGAACCTTGGTGGATTGTATTCGATGTTTCGGGGACCATTGAACTGTCGTCTTATTTAAATGTGTCATCTTACAAGACCATTGATGGACGGGGACAGAGGGTTAAGATAACTGGCAAGGGACTTAGGCTTAAAGAATGTGAACACGTGATTATCTGCAACTTAGAGTTTGAAGGTGGTAGAGGACCTGATGTAGATGCgattcaaatcaagcccaattCGAAACATATATGGATTGATCGTTGTAGCCTTAAGGATTATGATGATGGATTGATTGATATTACCCGTCAAAGCACAAATATCACCATTTCCCG TTGTCACTTCTCAAAACATGACAAGACAATACTTATTGGAGGCGACGCGTCCAATCATGGTGACAGATGTATGTGTATCACTATTCACCATTGTTTCTTTGATGGAACCCGACAACGTCATCCTCGTGTTAGGTTCGCCAAAGTACATCTATATAACAATTACACCAGAAACTGGGGTATTTATGCCGTCTGCGCCAGTGTTGAATCACAG ATATACTCGCAATGCAATATATATGAAGCAGGTCAGAAGAAGGTGGCTTTCAAATATCTCACTGAGAAG GCAGCTGACAAAGAGGAGGCAAGCACAGGTTGCATTATATCTCAGGGTGACCTATTTGTGTCTGGTACTCAATCTGGCTTATTGGAACCAACAGCAGAAAGTAGCTCTTTTCACCCGGGGCAACACTACCAAACATGGACGGTTGAACCTCCAACAGAGGACCTTAAACTAACTCTTCAGCATTGTACAGGATGGCAAGGCGTTCCCCTCCCATCTGGTCAGTAA
- the LOC122607709 gene encoding probable pectate lyase 13 isoform X1: MGNHHSNSHGGHHHHFRNRKNNINNNNNNPNNDNYNPLHSSSSSSSSSTATAAAGSNQMRMPYDGVESSLRGIAGQAEGFGRHAIGGLHGPIYHVTTLSDDGPGSLRAGCRNKEPLWIVFDVSGTIGLSSYLNVSSYKTIDGRGQRVKITGKGLRLKECEHVIICNLEFEGGRGPDVDAIQIKPNSKHIWIDRCSLKDYDDGLIDITRQSTYITISRCNFSNHDKTMLIGADASHHGDRCMCVTIHHCFFDGTRQRHPRVRFAKVHLYNNYTRNWGIYAVCASVESQIYSQCNIYEAGQKKVAFKYLTEKAADKEEACTGCIISEGDLFTTGTTPGLLETTAGSSMFHPSQQYQTWTVEPPTQDLKLILQNCTGWQGVPLPLDNAPASNKMTFPYARVDSSLRGLAGQAEGFGRHAIGGLHGPVYHVTILSDDGPGSLRAGCRKKEPWWIVFDVSGTIELSSYLNVSSYKTIDGRGQRVKITGKGLRLKECEHVIICNLEFEGGRGPDVDAIQIKPNSKHIWIDRCSLKDYDDGLIDITRQSTNITISRCHFSKHDKTILIGGDASNHGDRCMCITIHHCFFDGTRQRHPRVRFAKVHLYNNYTRNWGIYAVCASVESQIYSQCNIYEAGQKKVAFKYLTEKAADKEEASTGCIISQGDLFVSGTQSGLLEPTAESSSFHPGQHYQTWTVEPPTEDLKLTLQHCTGWQGVPLPSGQ; the protein is encoded by the exons ATGGGGAACCATCATAGTAACTCACACGGGGGCCACCATCATCACTTTCGAAACCGTAAAAacaacattaataataataataataatcctaataatgataattataacCCCCTtcactcttcttcttcttcttcttcatcatcaacagcaacagcagcagcaggAAGCAATCAAATGAGGATGCCGTACGATGGTGTGGAATCCAGCTTACGAGGAATAGCTGGTCAGGCTGAAGGATTTGGTCGGCATGCCATCGGTGGTCTTCACGGACCCATCTATCATGTTACCACTTTATCAG ATGACGGGCCTGGATCACTTCGTGCTGGATGTCGCAATAAAGAACCTTTGTGGATTGTATTTGATGTTTCGGGTACCATTGGACTGTCATCTTATTTAAATGTGTCTTCTTATAAGACAATTGATGGACGGGGACAAAGGGTTAAGATAACTGGTAAAGGCCTTAGGCTCAAAGAATGTGAACATGTGATCATCTGCAACTTAGAATTTGAAGGTGGTAGAGGACCCGATGTAGATGCcattcaaatcaagcccaattCAAAGCATATATGGATTGATCGTTGCAGCCTTAAGGATTATGATGATGGATTGATCGATATCACCCGTCAAAGCACATATATTACCATTTCCCG TTGCAACTTTTCAAACCATGACAAAACAATGCTTATTGGAGCCGACGCGTCCCACCATGGTGACAGATGTATGTGTGTCACCATTCACCATTGTTTCTTTGATGGAACCCGACAGCGTCATCCTCGTGTTAGGTTTGCCAAAGTACATCTGTATAACAATTACACCAGAAACTGGGGTATTTATGCTGTCTGCGCCAGTGTTGAATCACAG ATATACTCACAATGCAATATATACGAAGCAGGACAGAAGAAGGTAGCTTTTAAATATCTAACTGAGAAG GCAGCTGACAAAGAGGAAGCATGCACGGGATGCATTATATCTGAGGGTGACCTATTTACGACTGGTACTACACCAGGCTTATTGGAAACTACCGCAGGAAGTAGCATGTTTCATCCAAGCCAACAATACCAAACATGGACAGTCGAACCTCCAACACAGGATCTCAAACTAATTCTCCAGAATTGTACAGGATGGCAAGGTGTTCCACTCCCACTTG atAATGCACCAGCAAGCAACAAAATGACATTTCCATATGCTCGTGTCGATTCCAGCTTACGAGGTCTGGCTGGTCAAGCTGAAGGATTTGGTCGGCACGCCATTGGTGGACTTCATGGACCCGTATATCATGTTACCATTCTATCAG ATGACGGGCCTGGATCACTTCGTGCTGGATGTCGCAAGAAAGAACCTTGGTGGATTGTATTCGATGTTTCGGGGACCATTGAACTGTCGTCTTATTTAAATGTGTCATCTTACAAGACCATTGATGGACGGGGACAGAGGGTTAAGATAACTGGCAAGGGACTTAGGCTTAAAGAATGTGAACACGTGATTATCTGCAACTTAGAGTTTGAAGGTGGTAGAGGACCTGATGTAGATGCgattcaaatcaagcccaattCGAAACATATATGGATTGATCGTTGTAGCCTTAAGGATTATGATGATGGATTGATTGATATTACCCGTCAAAGCACAAATATCACCATTTCCCG TTGTCACTTCTCAAAACATGACAAGACAATACTTATTGGAGGCGACGCGTCCAATCATGGTGACAGATGTATGTGTATCACTATTCACCATTGTTTCTTTGATGGAACCCGACAACGTCATCCTCGTGTTAGGTTCGCCAAAGTACATCTATATAACAATTACACCAGAAACTGGGGTATTTATGCCGTCTGCGCCAGTGTTGAATCACAG ATATACTCGCAATGCAATATATATGAAGCAGGTCAGAAGAAGGTGGCTTTCAAATATCTCACTGAGAAG GCAGCTGACAAAGAGGAGGCAAGCACAGGTTGCATTATATCTCAGGGTGACCTATTTGTGTCTGGTACTCAATCTGGCTTATTGGAACCAACAGCAGAAAGTAGCTCTTTTCACCCGGGGCAACACTACCAAACATGGACGGTTGAACCTCCAACAGAGGACCTTAAACTAACTCTTCAGCATTGTACAGGATGGCAAGGCGTTCCCCTCCCATCTGGTCAGTAA